In Fodinibius salicampi, a single genomic region encodes these proteins:
- the rpmG gene encoding 50S ribosomal protein L33, with protein MAKGNRVQVILECTEKPGSSRYVTTKNRRNNPDRIELKKYNPVLRKHTVHKEIK; from the coding sequence ATGGCAAAAGGAAACAGAGTACAAGTAATTTTGGAGTGCACGGAAAAACCGGGTTCTTCGCGGTATGTTACGACCAAGAATCGTCGCAACAATCCCGACCGAATTGAGCTTAAAAAGTACAATCCGGTTCTTCGCAAGCACACCGTTCATAAAGAAATTAAATAG
- a CDS encoding exodeoxyribonuclease III, whose amino-acid sequence MLKISSLNVNGIRAAHRHGFTDWVSQNKPDIICLQELRALEHQVPDPIQNMDYHSVYHTAEKKGYSGVGILSREKPIQIQKGIGVDWIDNEGRILMSEFEDLIVFSVYAPSGTTGDERQDLKMEFLDHFLPFAQKYLSGNKPVVFCGDYNICHKPIDIHNPKRNKNTSGFLPEEREWVTQLLETGFEDAYRRLHEGEEDLYSWWSYRAASKERNKGWRIDYHMTCPTLLEAAEEAVIEREWDLSDHAPVTISYSI is encoded by the coding sequence ATGCTTAAAATATCATCTCTCAATGTAAATGGAATTCGTGCGGCCCATCGTCATGGCTTTACGGACTGGGTAAGTCAAAATAAGCCCGATATTATTTGTCTGCAGGAGCTCCGTGCCCTTGAGCACCAGGTCCCGGATCCTATCCAGAACATGGATTATCACTCGGTGTATCATACGGCTGAGAAGAAGGGATATTCCGGGGTGGGCATCCTCTCCCGGGAAAAACCCATCCAAATACAAAAAGGGATTGGTGTGGACTGGATTGATAATGAAGGACGTATCCTTATGTCCGAATTTGAAGATCTGATTGTATTTTCTGTTTATGCTCCCAGCGGTACCACCGGTGATGAGCGACAGGACTTGAAAATGGAATTTCTGGATCACTTTCTCCCCTTTGCCCAAAAGTATTTATCCGGAAATAAGCCTGTTGTTTTCTGTGGAGATTATAACATCTGTCACAAACCGATCGATATTCATAACCCCAAAAGAAACAAAAACACCTCGGGCTTCCTGCCTGAAGAACGGGAATGGGTGACCCAGCTTTTAGAGACCGGCTTTGAGGATGCATATCGGCGCCTGCATGAAGGAGAGGAAGATTTGTATAGCTGGTGGAGTTACCGCGCCGCATCCAAGGAGCGGAACAAGGGCTGGAGAATTGATTACCACATGACCTGCCCTACCCTGCTTGAGGCCGCAGAAGAGGCCGTTATTGAAAGAGAATGGGATTTATCCGATCATGCCCCTGTAACGATCAGTTACAGTATTTAA
- a CDS encoding DUF4295 domain-containing protein — protein sequence MAKKKTFGSKKDEQKGSDRQMAKVIVAKKTANNKYGYKEAMVDRDDVQDFIKQNKE from the coding sequence ATGGCTAAGAAGAAAACATTTGGTAGCAAAAAGGACGAACAAAAAGGATCGGACCGACAAATGGCAAAGGTGATCGTTGCTAAGAAAACCGCCAATAATAAGTACGGTTATAAAGAGGCAATGGTCGACCGTGATGATGTTCAGGATTTTATCAAGCAAAACAAAGAATAA
- a CDS encoding CvpA family protein produces MNILDFLILLPIAFFGYRGFKNGFVQEVLGIVGIILGVFLTFQYMHPAGEYLRPYLSEYETYIPFIAALLIFITTLVVVNIIAYAASKLLEAIQLNFINRIAGLSFGALKSGIAISALLLVAAGFNMPSQDVREQSASYPYVIYLAPWAYDTVASVYPGAKDFVETVQKTIDEHNPIQNFPFLEQ; encoded by the coding sequence ATGAATATCCTGGATTTTTTGATATTATTACCTATTGCTTTTTTCGGCTACCGGGGATTCAAAAATGGGTTTGTCCAGGAGGTTTTAGGCATTGTCGGCATTATTTTGGGGGTGTTCCTCACCTTCCAATATATGCATCCGGCAGGCGAATATCTTCGTCCCTATCTTTCAGAGTACGAAACTTATATTCCTTTTATCGCTGCCCTGCTCATTTTTATTACGACGCTGGTCGTAGTTAATATTATTGCCTACGCTGCAAGCAAGCTGCTTGAAGCGATCCAGCTGAATTTTATTAATCGCATCGCCGGACTTTCATTTGGGGCACTTAAAAGCGGTATTGCAATCAGTGCTCTATTGCTTGTCGCCGCGGGCTTTAATATGCCATCACAGGATGTTAGGGAACAATCAGCCTCTTATCCCTACGTCATTTATCTGGCTCCCTGGGCATACGATACCGTTGCTTCGGTTTATCCGGGGGCTAAAGATTTTGTGGAAACAGTGCAAAAAACAATAGACGAACATAATCCCATTCAAAATTTTCCATTTTTAGAACAGTAA
- a CDS encoding GatB/YqeY domain-containing protein, producing MALKDQIMADLKQAMKDKDQDKLKVLRSLKAKLLEREISERKEGEATLSDEQTVEVLMKAAKQRKESIEQFGEGGREDLVASEEAELEIINSYLPKMLSEEEVRDVAREKIEALGAENMADMGKVMGVMMQELKGKAEGSLVSKVVKEELS from the coding sequence ATGGCACTAAAAGATCAAATAATGGCCGATCTAAAACAGGCCATGAAGGATAAGGATCAAGATAAGCTTAAAGTTCTGCGGTCGCTGAAAGCGAAACTTCTGGAACGGGAAATAAGCGAACGCAAAGAAGGCGAAGCTACTCTTTCCGATGAACAAACTGTCGAAGTGCTGATGAAGGCTGCCAAGCAGCGCAAAGAATCTATCGAGCAATTCGGGGAAGGAGGGCGCGAGGACCTGGTTGCATCAGAGGAAGCCGAACTTGAGATCATTAACTCCTATCTGCCCAAGATGCTCTCTGAAGAGGAGGTGCGCGATGTTGCCCGGGAAAAGATAGAAGCCTTGGGCGCCGAGAATATGGCTGACATGGGCAAGGTAATGGGCGTTATGATGCAGGAATTGAAGGGGAAAGCCGAAGGCTCACTTGTTAGCAAGGTGGTTAAAGAGGAACTATCCTGA
- a CDS encoding MarR family winged helix-turn-helix transcriptional regulator yields the protein MGTHYEGTKKEEQTLNAFIKLMRATESINNRLNRQLAEQDLTVSQFGVLEALLHLGPLNQKALGEKLLKSGGNITLVIDNLEKSGWVERQRDPEDRRSMLIHLTEAGEKLIRSYFPEHLKHIMKEFEPLTSKELEKLAEMCKKIGRKEEDNK from the coding sequence ATGGGCACGCATTACGAAGGCACGAAAAAGGAAGAACAAACACTGAACGCATTTATCAAGCTGATGCGTGCAACCGAATCAATTAATAATAGACTTAACCGCCAGCTGGCAGAGCAAGATTTAACAGTCAGTCAGTTTGGCGTTTTGGAAGCACTCCTTCACTTGGGGCCCCTCAACCAAAAGGCATTGGGAGAAAAACTTCTAAAAAGCGGCGGAAACATAACCTTAGTCATTGATAACCTTGAAAAAAGCGGCTGGGTAGAACGACAGCGAGATCCCGAAGATCGCCGCTCTATGCTTATTCATCTTACCGAGGCAGGTGAAAAATTAATTCGCTCCTATTTTCCTGAGCACCTTAAGCACATAATGAAGGAATTTGAGCCTCTAACCAGCAAAGAGCTGGAAAAGCTTGCTGAAATGTGCAAAAAAATAGGGAGAAAGGAAGAAGACAATAAGTAA
- the tyrS gene encoding tyrosine--tRNA ligase, producing MAFLPVEEQLDVIKRGTVEIVPEEELVEKLKESKKEDRPLKIKLGCDPTRPDLHLGHSVILRKLRQFQDLGHEAILIIGDFTALIGDPTGRNQTRPALSREEIEENASTYLDQATQILDESKTTIVYNSEWLGTMGFEDVIKLSSKLTVAQMIERDDFSKRYENNEPISLHEFLYPLAQGQDSVHLQSDVELGGTDQKFNLLVGRALQKDDGQEPQAALMMPLLVGTDGSKKMSKSYDNYIGITEGPNDMYGKVLSIPDDLIYSWFELLSDVSVDELPKYKKKAREDPRNTKHELALVITRMYHGEEKATEAREHFEQTIIGNEIPDDAPTLTYETDTEVRLLDIVSDAGFTSSNGETKRLIQQGGISIDDEKISDKGYSVTFKADTEFTLKVGKRNYAIVKSK from the coding sequence ATGGCATTTTTACCTGTTGAAGAACAACTTGATGTTATTAAAAGAGGCACAGTGGAAATTGTGCCGGAAGAAGAGCTGGTGGAAAAGCTCAAAGAATCAAAGAAAGAAGACCGTCCACTTAAAATAAAGCTGGGATGTGATCCAACGCGTCCGGATTTACACCTAGGCCACTCAGTAATCCTCCGCAAGCTGCGCCAGTTCCAGGATCTGGGCCACGAGGCCATTCTTATCATCGGTGATTTCACCGCACTTATTGGCGATCCTACCGGGAGGAATCAAACACGCCCGGCCCTTAGCCGCGAGGAAATCGAAGAAAATGCCTCTACCTATCTCGATCAGGCTACCCAGATTCTAGATGAATCCAAAACTACGATTGTATACAACTCAGAATGGCTTGGAACCATGGGTTTTGAGGATGTGATTAAGCTCTCTTCAAAGCTCACCGTGGCACAAATGATTGAGCGAGATGATTTTTCCAAACGCTACGAGAATAATGAGCCTATTTCGCTTCACGAGTTTCTCTATCCCCTGGCACAGGGACAGGATTCCGTTCATCTTCAATCCGATGTTGAGCTCGGAGGTACCGATCAAAAATTTAACCTCTTGGTGGGACGAGCACTTCAAAAAGATGATGGGCAGGAGCCCCAAGCAGCACTTATGATGCCGCTGCTGGTAGGTACCGATGGCAGTAAAAAAATGTCTAAATCCTACGACAATTATATTGGAATTACCGAAGGTCCCAATGACATGTACGGGAAGGTCCTTTCAATTCCCGATGACCTTATCTATTCATGGTTTGAACTACTCTCCGATGTTTCCGTTGATGAGCTTCCCAAATACAAGAAAAAGGCTAGGGAAGATCCACGGAATACTAAACATGAATTAGCGCTGGTTATTACCCGCATGTATCACGGAGAGGAAAAGGCTACGGAGGCACGTGAACATTTCGAGCAAACCATTATTGGGAATGAAATTCCCGATGATGCTCCTACCCTTACCTATGAAACGGACACCGAAGTGCGCCTTCTGGATATTGTTTCCGATGCCGGATTTACTTCTAGTAACGGGGAAACAAAACGACTCATCCAGCAGGGCGGCATTTCAATTGACGATGAAAAGATTTCGGACAAGGGCTACAGCGTAACTTTCAAAGCTGATACGGAGTTTACGCTGAAAGTTGGTAAACGGAACTACGCGATTGTGAAGAGCAAGTAA
- the rpmB gene encoding 50S ribosomal protein L28 → MARKDDITGKGAQNGYRSSKSNNKTKHKFQQNLQKKRFYVPEEDKWVTLKVSAKTLRTINKKGISAVLKEARKKGTLLKDV, encoded by the coding sequence ATGGCACGTAAAGATGATATAACCGGCAAGGGAGCGCAGAACGGCTACCGCTCCTCCAAGTCAAATAACAAAACGAAGCACAAATTTCAGCAAAATCTTCAGAAAAAACGTTTTTACGTTCCCGAAGAGGACAAGTGGGTTACGCTGAAAGTTTCTGCTAAAACGCTTCGCACGATCAACAAGAAAGGCATTAGTGCCGTCTTAAAAGAAGCCAGAAAAAAAGGAACTCTTTTAAAAGACGTATAA